DNA from Chrysemys picta bellii isolate R12L10 chromosome 13, ASM1138683v2, whole genome shotgun sequence:
gcaggctctgggatggagcttgggtgcaggctctgggctgggggtgctggtgcaggctctgggagggggttcgggagtgggagagagtctgtgggaaaggggtgggggtgcaggctctgggagggagtgggacggtgcagcacttacctggggctcctaggcagggtgggctggggggcctctgtgtgctgctacccccaggcataggcgctgacttcatgagtgctccggggctggagcatctgatgaaaaaaaaattggtgggtgctcagcacgcaccagcagctccccgtggccccgccccgccccctgctccagctcacctccgcctcctccgtgAGCGTGATGCCGTGTCCTGCTTCtacccttccctcccagcgcagggagggaggggggaggaggggtaacgtggcgcactgggggaagaggcagggccggggcagggatttggggaagggatccaataggggcagggagggggtggagttagggcggtgactttggggatggggttggaatgggggcggggccaggggcgggatgaggtggagttggggcgggaccaGGGGCCggaaaaggggcagggggcaCGGGCACCCACCGGCGCTGGAGAAGGTTGGTGCCTATGCCCCGAGGCACTGCCCTCGCAGCTTCCTACTGGCCGCAGGGCGTTTGGGGTGGGAGCAGCGCGCGTGGACACAGACCCACCctgcccaggggccgcagggaggggccagcagccacatGGAACAAGCAGGCAGGAAGCTGCTCAGCTCCACTGCGCTGccggtggtgggtgggggacatGCGGAggggagcgcccggggcggaagGCGGGGCTGAGGGAGAGACCAGCCTCAAACattgctggagccaggccccGGGCCAGGAATGTTCCTGATGCCCAGGCACCACGGAcccatataactcgccacctATAGATGGATGAGGCTAGGAtaggggatggatagacagatgaggatgaagatgggAATAGCTGGATAGATGGAGATGCGGTAGATGGAtggagatggatagatagatgaggATGGGGATAGCTGGATGGGGTAGGTACATAGAtagatgaggatgaagatgggGATTGATGGATGGAGATGGGGATAGATGGGTTTTTTGTGGCTAGAAGAGACTCTGTCAATCCTGTCCCATGTTTGTCCCAGAAGCCAACCCCCCCAGTGAGATGTGGTgatcccagcccggccccccaagGAGGTTGCAGCATCCTGGGGAATGCCCTACAACACGCCCCTCCCACCAGGACCCCCTGTGGGGCTGTGAAGCACAATCAGCTGGGGCGCAGGTGCAGTCTGGACATAGCCTCTTCTTCCCGACCGCCCCGCATGCCCCCGTGCCCAGGGCAGCACTGAGCAGGCCATGCCAGTCCATGGCGTGGGGATCCCAGCCCCAGGTCCGGCGCAGGTAATTCCCTTTGCATCTCGGTCCCAGCCAGCGAGGctcctcctgccctgaggggaggCGTTTCCCCCTTGCACCCACCAGCTCCCTGTTGCACTGCAAGcactgaacccaggtgtcctgggtcCCAGCCTTCCCCTGTCAGGGCGAACTCCCTCCCGGGCCCGGGCCAACCCAGTGTCGGCTCTGGAGGTTGAGGCTCAGGTTGAATTTTCAGTCCCAGGGCCagcattttttttgtaaatttatgTTTATTCACGACAGGGCGACGAAGCCTTGAGTGCAATGAATGCGgatgtgcaggggggtggggatgctGGAAACAGGCTATAGGTGCTGGCGCTGAGTTCCCGTCCCATTGATGATCTCCCAGGGGCCTTGACGGCACTGGGAGCAGGTGGGTTTGGAACGGGAGGCGGCCAGCCCGGGGTAACGAACACAGGACAGCGCTAGCACGGACAGGACAGGTTGCAGTTCCAACAAGACTCAGCTGGCAGGGTGAGGATGAGGATATCCCCCGAACAGTCACTCGACCGGCCGACATGGGGGTGAGCTACAAACCGCCAGGTCAGCCCCAGGGTTCAGCTCAGAGACAAACCACCTGCTTCCCTAGCCTGAGTTTGGTTGGGCGTGCCAAGGGAGCCGACGGGATCTGGATTTGAACCTGGTCCTAACTCCTGTAGGCCCCCTGCCTTGTTGCTCATGATGGTTGGGTGCTGCCCACGGCTCCCCTGAGCGGAGCAATAGCTGgtggcagggagatgggggggagggggaagcacagCCCCTTTGCAAAGCAGGCCCTATGTCAGGGCATTACCTTAAAGGAACTTTTGCCCTGTTTCGGATCCCCTGCACAAAGCATAGTGGAGGCGTTATAGTAACGATAGATCTGGTCAGGATTCCTCAGACACACATAATCCTCCAGCACCTCCACGTCCACCTCCTGGAGCACATCTGAGCCCTTTGCACTGCGGGCGCTCATCCGGTCCCAGCCGGCGACACTGCACATGGCCCCGGGGTGCACGCCCTGCCAGGCGCTGGGCAAGGGGATGAGCCCCACCCATTCATTGAGCCTGGCTCGGTGCGCCAGCTACAAAGACAGGACACGAGGCTCGCGGTCAGCGAGAAAGTCAGTCATGGATGGGCCAATCCAAGAAGAAAGCAAAGCAGGAGGTGACCACTGGGAGTGGGGTCATGGGATAGGGGCGGTACCTGCAGCAGGGTGAGGTCCCTGGGGGCGGGGTGATGGGATAGGGGCGGTACCTGCAGCAGGGTGAGGTCcctgggggcggggtgaggggatgggggcagtacctgcagcagtgtgGGGTCACTGGGGGTGAGATGATGGGATGGGGGTGATACCTGCAGCAGTGTATGGTCACAGGGGGCTGAGTGATGGGGGGGCTGgtacccagggccggcgcaacccattaggcgacctaggcggtcgcctagggcactacaattttgGGGGCGGCGACagcagcggtatttcggcggcgggaccttccgccgcttctgtgggggcggcatttcggggcgggaccttccgccgcctagggcagcagaaaagctggcggcgctcctgctggtACCTGCAGCAGCATGACATCATTGTTAAAGGAGTACATGTCATATTGCGGGTGGGGGATCCGGCGATGCACAGGAATTTCTTGTTGGCTCCATTCCCACAGTCTAAGGTTATGGACTCCCAGCTTGACAGTGATGTAGCTAGAAAAGTTAAGGGGAAAGCAGGAGTCCTTAGGGGCGGCGGCGTATGCACAGTGATAGACGGGCCCAGGTGGGTCTCACTCAGGAATACTGCTCTTGGGGGCTGCGACATTTTAAGAGCATAAGTgcagacatactgggtcagaccaaaggtccatctagcccagtatcctgtcttctgacagtggtcaacgccagagggaatgaacagaacaggtaatcattaagtgatccattccctgtcgcccattcacagcttctggcaaagagaagctagggacaccatccctgcccatcctggctaatagccattgatggacctatcttccatatagtgccttagttgtctcttttccaagctgaaaagtcccagtctttttaatctctcctcatacagaagccgttccataccccctaatcatttttgttgcccttttctgacccttttccaattccaatatatcttttttgagatggggcaaccacatctgcacgcagtattcaagatgtggacgtaccatggatttatatagagggaatatgatattttctttcttgttaTCTATtgctttcttaatgattccctgttcacgtttttgactgctgctgcacattgagtggatgttttcagagaacaatccacaatgactccaagatctctttcttgagtggtaacagctaattttatATGTCTAAttgggattatgatttccaatgtgcattactttgtatttgtgaggtccctttgaagcgcttcgcagtctgcctgggatttaactatcttgagtagttttgtatcatctgcaaattttaccacctcactgtttacccctttttctagatctaGGCCCCCGGTCCCACCTAGCTGAGTCAGAGCCCACCCAATAAAGATTCATTCCTCCCTTGGGTCTTTGGGCATCTTGCGCATTGCCGGCTCCAATCCAGCCCAAGGGCCAAGGGTGGGGTTTGGGGGACTCGGGATGGGTGGGTTTCTTACCCCTGCTTGTCGTTGCAATGAGCTGCTGTCAGCACCACATCGTCCCGAATCAGGACCCCCCCACATGTTTTCACCCCTCTCCACATTGCTATCTGCACATAGGCCATGTAGGGTCTGGAGTGGGGCCGGGCTTCCCATCCCCCGATGATCTCCcctggcagggagatggggaggggtgaAAATCATCTGCTTTGAGACAATGTGAGGTCGGAGAGTGTAACCAAGGACCCCAGCCCTAACCCTACACCTAATCAGGAGCCCTGATCGGCCTGTGGACCCAGACAACCCGGCCTCCCTCTCCGTTCTCTCCAGATCAGCCCTCAGcaccccagctctcccctccccctggatcGGCCCCTCACTCTATCCCCATCCCACTATATATCTATGGATTCCCACCTGGACCTGTGCACTCATCCATCCCTGATCTCTGTGGGCTCCCCCTCCCTGgggc
Protein-coding regions in this window:
- the LOC103306770 gene encoding cathepsin G-like, whose amino-acid sequence is MAYVQIAMWRGVKTCGGVLIRDDVVLTAAHCNDKQGYITVKLGVHNLRLWEWSQQEIPVHRRIPHPQYDMYSFNNDVMLLQLAHRARLNEWVGLIPLPSAWQGVHPGAMCSVAGWDRMSARSAKGSDVLQEVDVEVLEDYVCLRNPDQIYRYYNASTMLCAGDPKQGKSSFKVMP